The nucleotide sequence ACCTGTACATTTCCTACATTTGGTACATTGGGTATTTTACTGTGCTTGGACTCCTTCTTAtatgttttgtcagtgtgaCACTACAGAAGTCAGGTTTTTGACAGCATATTCAGTAGTACCCCTTTATCCACTAATGTAAGCAGTATTAATTACAGTAATGTCTCTTGCCTGAGACAATCCTGAGACGGTTATCTGGATACAGGAAATGGACTGCATTAATATAGCGCTTTTCTTGTCTTCCCCCCCACTCACAGCGCTTTACAACGCCTGCCagcattcacccattcacacacatttattcactGAGGTGCCATCAGGAACAGTTGGGGGGGGTTCAGTGTTTTGCTCAAGGACCCTTCGAAACTCTCTCtagaggagccagggattgaaggAACCTTTGGGCTACCCCGAGTCAAAATGATGACAGTGTATGGCGTTCCTTTTCACGACATGGGGACCTAAACACATCCCAGACACATCCatgaggaaaaaacatttccatttccTAGAAAGTGCAACATGTTGTAAAACAGTGACTCTACAGTAGTGACCACATGCTGCAGTGCTGGCTTGACTTGAAAACCATCCAATATAGTCGCAAAGGTTACAACAGCCCTGCTGTCTGCCCCCTGCTTTAAATCAATGCTTCCAAATAACATTAATACTTTGTTACCTTTTGGTACAAAGTGGGACATGAggattattaaaataacatctGTGCAGGCTGATGTTACAGTTTTCCTCTGTTGCTTACGGCATAATCAGTGATGCAGTTATGGAGCTGGCAGGCTGCTCATACAGAAGGAACATGTGAAAGTAGACTGCATGTGAGGGTTTGGTCAGAGGGGGATGTGGACACAAAGGCAGAGACATAGGGAGGACGACAGGGCCTCCATGCTGCTCATGTGGACATCACAGCACAGACATTTAGTGGAGGGTTGTTTTGTGTACTGTAAGGCCACCTATCACATGTGAGCTAGATGAAATGTTGTGGCCAAACGGGCAGTTCTACAGTAGGAGACATTTGTCTTTAGTATAGGAGtcttttattcatattttccaTGAGTGTTATTCTGTGGTGCTGTGTGAAACGTGAATCAGGACTTTTTGTAAAACTCTTTTAGGAGATTTGATGAATACCATTCAGTCAGCTGCAGCAGATATCTGACACCCCCCGCTGGGTCACTGGAGGAATGTCTCAAAGAAAGACATGCATCcagtgacaaagacaaagaggggACATTTTGAGACAGTAATGTGAACTGTCTGTAATGTCTTTGTTTGTCTTGTGGACCACAGGAAATACAGAATATTGTTCTGGTGAACACCGACTTCACCTTCATGTAAATAAAATCTGTATGATctcagaaaaaatattttggatTGAAAGGATTCTCATTTGGATTCCTCCAGACCATCCACGATTTGTACTGAGGCTGAAGAGGTTGTGGGGAATCTTAAAATCTAAACGCTCTGCTTTGCATCTgtcttcattaaaaaaaaaggtttatgaATCTGAGCCCTGATGCTTAGAAGTTATTCATTACAGAATTTCCTTCCACTTTACTCACcgatgaagatgaagaagattGCAAAAGAGGCGATGTCCCAGTCAGACTGGAACAACTGCTTGGACTGCAGTCTGGAAACCACATCGTTGAACTGGTCGCTGAACTGCTCCTGCAGGTTGCTCCCCATGACTCTGCCTtcacaaacacatattttctgGATCTTGCTATTCGCCAGATAACTCAACGCTCTTCCTTTTGTGTTGGCTGCTAGGCGAAATCATTACATCATAGTTTCGGCCTTCGTTCACGCACAAGTGTTCCaaatgtgacaaaagaattaacattttaacacacaACAATCCAAAACGCTATGTTTAAAActgtagtgttttattttaacgtTGTTCGGAGCTGCAGGTAACTTACCTGTAAAGAGTCGCTTGTTTTTAGTCTATTTCCTTCCGGGTACGAAAGTCTACCTGACGCACCTGGTTCCAGTGACGCGCTGGATGGATCCTACCTGTGTGCATGTAAATCAAACAGCCTACTCCTGTGTCATGATCCCACCTCTGTTTTCATAGGACGAACGCAGACTGATGGAGAGGAACGAATATAACCTTCTAGAAAAGTGTGTTCTTGTACCTGCTGACAGGTAACATGTTCCTGTTCTGTTACTTTGTATGGAAGACCATTTCCACCAGGTAAAGAAATAAACAGATGAGAAGttatggatttaaaaaaaaaatactcataGTAAGTCAAAATTCTGATTTACCTTCACATAATTTGGACTGACTttacacagggttgtataatgagCTGTCATTTAATGTGAATGCTACTCAATACACAAGTGCCAGAAAAAACTGAATCAAAACCTGTAAATAACACCTAATTTATCTACACACAGCCTGCTAAGTTGCcccaaaccacaaaaaaaacaacatgtcagATGGTTACTCTGCCCTTTAGTCTCCCTTTAATACAGccaaaaacacaggaaatggCCCGTTTGATAACTTAGTGGGGGCACAAAAACAttatgctctgtacttgtacttgtatCTTATGTGACATATATTgtgtaatatattataataataatatatcactATATCacatcttatttatttattctagcACAGATTATATAACCACTTACCACTAATGTAAATCAGtgcctttttttgttctttgaaagaataaaacaaagacaaattgAAATCAGTTAAAGGGTAAATCAAACCAGGTggattgtgtatgtgtggattTCTTAGTTACTTGTATCAGTAAAGTCCCCTTCACTCAAAATTGCATTTTGCTTAACTTCTAAATACCTTGGAGAAAAATAGATCTTATTCTTTAATCTGAACATTGAGTAATATGGGAGACACTTTAAACTACGGGAAACGCATATCATGCCATCtcagcatgtttttatttttgaataaaatacatttttaaaagcgtTTCACACCTAAATTGTCAGGCCCTGTCACAGACAAATTTGTATACTTTAGAATGGTTTTCTAATGAATTAGTTTGAAACAAATAGTATTTTCTTATTGATTACATGTCCCTGATTGTATCTAACATGGTATTGTAATTTCTATGAGAAATATAAGCAACTTTTTGGTCGAATGTAGTGAATGGAAAGTCCAGAATAACCGCAGGCACTTTAACATAggatattttacaaaaacatggGTATATTCCACCACCTTCATctacacagttaaaaaaaaaaaatcaatattatctcaaatatgacattttttatcaaaatatttaatgtgaCAGGACTGACATGCAGGACAAGATATGTTTGTGTTCTTTAATTAAGTATTGGTAAACATTCctattttaatttcttatagtgattttaatgttaatgtaacaTTAGACTAATTTAGTTATGTTCAGCCAGTGACAGTGGCTCTTGTATTCTGGACTAAATATAATTCAAAACGTTTGTCTATGAGCATAAAAAGCTTCAAATTTATAGTGTAATGTCTATTTATTCAAATAATGTTTTACTATGGCCCGCGTTTAATACATGTTATTTATCAGAAAGGTAATGAAAGGAACAatgtcattcatttgtcagGTCGTGTCACAAGGCGGTCAGGCcctgtgttttactgtttttatcaaaacaaaactatgAAAGATGGAGCTGTGAGGACAGTCCAATTTTCAGGATTTGTAGTtttcaaaagtatttttaataaataaaaaaatatctgaGACCCTAATGAATAACATATTCCTTTAAAGAACAACTCACAGAAATCAACCATCCAGTCagtttttagacatttttggATTATGCAAGTTTTATGTACTGTAACAACTCCAGGACAGATAATGTACATTTCGGGTAGAATGTCCAACTTGCTGTGATGTTTGAGCTTCgctgtgcagaatgatgtacTTTATGTGTGAGACTGTATTCATGATCTGCTGTCGGCCAGCGGGGTTTTATGACATCACAGCTAGCTGGGAGCCAATCATGGTTCAGTGTACAGCTTAGTGTGATGTGGAAGCTTGAAGCCTCAGGTCACAGACTTTTCCCTGAGGTACGAGACATCATAGATTCTGGATTTCTGAATGAATTCTGAACTTTTTACTAGTNNNNNNNNNNNNNNNNNNNNNNNNNNNNNNNNNNNNNNNNNNNNNNNNNNNNNNNNNNNNNNNNNNNNNNNNNNNNNNNNNNNNNNNNNNNNNNNNNNNNGTTTCACACCTAAATTGTCAGGCCCTGTCACAGACAAATTTGTATACTTTAGAATGGTTTTCTAATGAATTAGTTTGAAACAAATAGTATTTTCTTATTGATTACATGTCCCTGATTGTATCTAACATGGTATTGTAATTTCTATGAGAAATATAAGCAACTTTTTGGTCGAATGTAGTGAATGGAAAGTCCAGAATAACCGCAGGCACTTTAACATAggatattttacaaaaacatggGTATATTCCACCACCTTCATctacacagttaaaaaaaaaaaatcaatattatctcaaatatgacattttttatcaaaatatttaatgtgaCAGGACTGACATGCAGGACAAGATATGTTTGTGTTCTTTAATTAAGTATTGGTAAACATTCctattttaatttcttatagtgattttaatgttaatgtaacaTTAGACTAATTTAGTTATGTTCAGCCAGTGACAGTGGCTCTTGTATTCTGGACTAAATATAATTCAAAACGTTTGTCTATGAGCATAAAAAGCTTCAAATTTATAGTGTAATGTCTATTTATTCAAATAATGTTTTACTATGGCCCGCGTTTAATACATGTTATTTATCAGAAAGGTAATGAAAGGAACAatgtcattcatttgtcagGTCGTGTCACAAGGCGGTCAGGCcctgtgttttactgtttttatcaaaacaaaactatgAAAGATGGAGCTGTGAGGACAGTCCAATTTTCAGGATTTGTAGTtttcaaaagtatttttaataaataaaaaaatatctgaGACCCTAATGAATAACATATTCCTTTAAAGAACAACTCACAGAAATCAACCATCCAGTCagtttttagacatttttggATTATGCAAGTTTTATGTACTGTAACAACTCCAGGACAGATAATGTACATTTCGGGTAGAATGTCCAACTTGCTGTGATGTTTGAGCTTCgctgtgcagaatgatgtacTTTATGTGTGAGACTGTATTCATGATCTGCTGTCGGCCAGCGGGGTTTTATGACATCACAGCTAGCTGGGAGCCAATCATGGTTCAGTGTACAGCTTAGTGTGATGTGGAAGCTTGAAGCCTCAGGTCACAGACTTTTCCCTGAGGTACGAGACATCATAGATTCTGGATTTCTGAATGAATTCTGAACTTTTTACTAGTGTATATCATTTTTGTGGAGTAACCATATCAATCAAAATCTCTTATTCAAAGGAGAGTGTTTTATATGCCATGAAATATGTCAACTCAAGAAAATGCagtggaaatgtattttgtgatGTGTAGGTTTTGTTGGAGCAACACTGAAGCTACATATATTGAGCAGGGGTGGTGCATCCTCTCCCAGAAAATCCTGAGCATTCTGCACCagtttctgccttttctgcatcaaaatATGGTGgagatttatttatgtaaagggaaacttAAAGGAAAAATTCAGGTAGAAGGTGAGCATTCTAAaactctcaggcattctgtgctgctttcagatctgttcctcctgtagatcaacttctCTCATggaatatcatccctgctgagtcagcacacatgccgccatgatttagtctt is from Micropterus dolomieu isolate WLL.071019.BEF.003 ecotype Adirondacks linkage group LG02, ASM2129224v1, whole genome shotgun sequence and encodes:
- the smim22 gene encoding small integral membrane protein 22 translates to MGSNLQEQFSDQFNDVVSRLQSKQLFQSDWDIASFAIFFIFIGMVLLLVILVLIRCCCCCCCDDEKPRRQKVGIENMALEP